One window of Trichoderma breve strain T069 chromosome 3, whole genome shotgun sequence genomic DNA carries:
- a CDS encoding short chain dehydrogenase domain-containing protein has protein sequence MQPPLPSATPSWRNDTYTAISPTRPELNASGKTIVITGAGSGIGRETATAFAAAGAARIALLGRTDASLKETAAALPSSVSTSSHVVDVTSEESLAKAAGVIGTWDVLVLGAGHVSTPSSIADSNFAEFWQSFETNTKGTYASLHAFLPTANATHAAVIAVTTGTTALPATMVPGLSAYMSSKLAQTKLIEFLAAEHSNLFAATLHPGMVETGIFTKSGAKAEALPMDKVQLPAHFTVWLASPEAAFLNGRSVWANWDVDELKAKAEAIQQSQLFTAGINGWPFTP, from the exons ATGCAGCCTCCTTTGCCCTCTGCTACGCCAAGCTGGCGCAATGACACTTACACGGCCATCTCGCCCACAAGGCCTGAGCTCAATGCTTCAGGCAAGACCATTGTCATCACCGGTGCT GGGAGCGGCATTGGCCGCGAGACGGCCACGGCATTTGCAGCCGCGGGAGCTGCCCGCATTGCCCTGCTTGGCCGGACGGATGCGTCGCTAAAGGAAACTGCTGCCGCACTGCCCTCGTCTGTTTCAACCTCGTCCCATGTGGTCGATGTCACAAGCGAGGAGTCTCTGGCCAAGGCGGCTGGGGTGATTGGCACGTGGGATGTGCTCGTCCTGGGGGCTGGTCATGTCTCCACGCCGTCGAGCATTGCGGATTCGAACTTTGCTGAGTTTTGGCAGTCTTTCGAG ACCAATACCAAAGGCACCTATGCTTCGCTTCACGCATTCTTACCCACTGCCAATGCTACCCATGCCGCGGTCATTGCGGTGACCACAGGCACCACGGCCCTTCCAGCAACCATGGTGCCGGGACTGTCGGCGTACATGTCGTCCAAGCTCGCACAGACGAAGCTGATCGAGTTCCTGGCTGCCGAACACTCGAACCTCTTTGCAGCGACCCTGCACCCGGGCATGGTCGAGACGGGCATCTTCACCAAAAGCGgtgccaaggccgaggctcTTCCCATGGACAAAG TACAACTTCCGGCGCACTTCACCGTCTGGTTGGCGAGTCCTGAGGCGGCCTTCCTAAACGGGAGATCGGTCTGGGCGAATTgggatgttgatgagctcaaggcaaaggcaGAGGCCATCCAGCAGAGCCAGCTCTTCACTGCTGGCATCAACGGCTGGCCTTTTACCCCATAG